The Thermococcus sp. 21S7 genome includes the window TTTTCCGGAGGCTATGACTTTCCTTTCTTTTCCGGTTTTCTCGCCACGACTCCAAGTGCCTCTTCAACGCGCTTAACGCCGACGAAGCCCGCCCTTCTCAACCGCTCCATGACGCCCTTCTGGAGGTCCTTCCTTCTGTATTTCTTTCCGGGATTGCCGACGTAGTGGAAGAGCCTTCCGCCGGGCTTCAAGATCCTGAACAGCTCACGGTAGAACTCCTCGGAGTAAAGCTGTCCCGCCAGTGAAAAGCGAGGCGGGTCGTGGATTACGACATTGAAGCTCTCATCCTTAAAGCGCTTCACCACATCAAAGGCGTCCCCGTGAATCACCTGAATCTTTCCCCCCGTGAAGAGCTCTCTGCTCCAGGGGTTTATTTTCGCTAGTTCGATGACGTTTGGGTCTTTCTCGATTGTTATGACGTAGGCTCCGCGCTTCGAAGCCTCTATCGCCGTGTAGCCGAGTCCCATGCAGGTGTCGAGAACCGTTTCACCCTCCTTCGGCTTCACCGCGTCCACTTTGTTCCTCGTGTCTTGGAGCGGATTCACTTCCTTCGTCCTGTGCATCCTTATTCCGTTTATCTCAATCGTCGGCGGAATCGTTGGCACGAGCTTGTAAAAGCCCTCCCCCGCTATCGCCGCCTTGTAGACGCCGCCCCTCACGAAGTAAACGCCTCCCTCGTCCCTTGCGATTCTCTCAACGACCTCCTTCGAGACCCGCGTTCCGTCGGGGAAGACGAACTCGTCCCCTTCCCGCCGTATCTCCCACACCCTGCTGGTTTTTCTGAGGTCGAGGTTGAGCCGAATTCTCTCCCGCAGAAGGAGCATTCTCCTCGCGTCCTTTGATGTTAAAAAGTACAGTTCGTCCATGAAACCCCACCACTCTGGTACAGCTGTGGGTACCCTTTTATATGAGTTCCGCTTAAAATATAACTGGGGTGGTGGTGATGGGCCTCCCCGAGAGAATACCGAGCGGCGTTAGGGGTTTTGACGAGATAATCGAGGGCGGGCTCCTGCCGGGTAAGACGTACCTCCTCATAGGCCCGCCCGGAAGCGGTAAGACCACCTTTGCGATGCATTTTCTGCTGGAGGGTGCGAGACGGGGCGAGAGGGCGGCCTATGTCTCCCTTATACACAACCCCAATGAAGTCGTAAGGGACATGGCTCGCTTTGATCCCTCCGTGTGGGTCTACGTCAAGTCCGGTAAGCTAATCCTCTGCGACTTCGGAAAGGATCTCTGGCGGCGCTCAGGAAAGCCCCCCACATGGGGAGGGGTCCTGATGCAGGTGCGGGAACTTGCGGAGAGGAACAGAATAAACAGGCTTGTTATTGACCCATTGACCGCCATAGAATTCCGGACGGGCGACCCCGCAGAGAAACGGGCCGAACTTTCGAACTTCATCCGGGTTATCGAGGACATGGGGATAACGACCCTCCTCGTGGCTGAGATGACCGACCTCGACAGGTACACCGAGGAGCACTACATAGCGGACGGCGTCATAATGCTCCACTACTTCATGAACGACGACGGTTCCGAGATGGTAAGGGCCCTGCAGGTTCTCAAGATGAGACGCACGAAGCATCACACCAGGATGTTTCCAGTGAAGTTCGATAGTAACGGTCTGGTGGTTCTTAACGAATCTCCCCTTGGTGAGGAGTAATGGATGGGGACTCTAAGAGGAAGATACGTCTGAAGGATGTCTTGGAGGAGGAGAACACCGTCG containing:
- a CDS encoding RAD55 family ATPase produces the protein MGLPERIPSGVRGFDEIIEGGLLPGKTYLLIGPPGSGKTTFAMHFLLEGARRGERAAYVSLIHNPNEVVRDMARFDPSVWVYVKSGKLILCDFGKDLWRRSGKPPTWGGVLMQVRELAERNRINRLVIDPLTAIEFRTGDPAEKRAELSNFIRVIEDMGITTLLVAEMTDLDRYTEEHYIADGVIMLHYFMNDDGSEMVRALQVLKMRRTKHHTRMFPVKFDSNGLVVLNESPLGEE
- a CDS encoding methyltransferase domain-containing protein, with amino-acid sequence MDELYFLTSKDARRMLLLRERIRLNLDLRKTSRVWEIRREGDEFVFPDGTRVSKEVVERIARDEGGVYFVRGGVYKAAIAGEGFYKLVPTIPPTIEINGIRMHRTKEVNPLQDTRNKVDAVKPKEGETVLDTCMGLGYTAIEASKRGAYVITIEKDPNVIELAKINPWSRELFTGGKIQVIHGDAFDVVKRFKDESFNVVIHDPPRFSLAGQLYSEEFYRELFRILKPGGRLFHYVGNPGKKYRRKDLQKGVMERLRRAGFVGVKRVEEALGVVARKPEKKGKS